The Funiculus sociatus GB2-C1 nucleotide sequence CAATTATAATCAAGCGATCCACCAAGAAAATGCAGAAGTAGAGATTGATACCAGCTTAATTGAAGAAGACACTGGTGATGTAGACTGGAATCTTTTGGACGCTAAAGCTAAGCAATTAGTAGAAGAAATATTTGTGAATTTGCCTAGTAGTTGAAAAGTCCGCAGGTTAAGAGGTGTGGACAGGGCGCGATCACGCATCAGTGAATCTATCTATTGTAATGACTTTGCAATTTGCAACTGGAAATATTCAAATTACGTAATCTTACTGAAGTTAAACCAATTTTCCAGTGTTACCTTAGGCTCACGTAGATACAATGCCGTATCTTGAGCCAAAATTCACGAACCGCAGTAACCATGAATAAAATGAAGTTGCTCCGTAAAATTGCTGCATCTGGAACAATATGTCTAGTTTTTGCAGGATTAGCTGGACAAATAGCACAAGCACAACAGCGCACTACTTCCCTCTTTTCAAGTAACTGTGTTCAGAGGGGATTGATGAAAAGCAGTTCACGGGATGTGTCTATAAATAGAGAGGTATTTACCGAAATATTTGCTATATCGGACAATTCATTAATTAGCTGTCGAATTAGACCCGCAGGCTCTGCACCCAGGTATAAAACTTTGCGTCTGGCATTTGGTAGTGAGGATACTAAACATGGTCATAAACCCGTAGAAGTAAAGGTTTATCTTGATGGAAATCTGGCAGCTTCTCGGTTTATTTCTGTGGGCGAAAAAGCCTTGTTATTGCTTGATGTCAGTAAAGCAAGCAGTGTTGCCATAGAAATTCCCAGCAATCGTGATGGTTACATTGATGGAGTTTCGTTCATTCAAGCTTTGCTTGAGCCTATTTCCTCATCTCCAGGCCGCAGAAGATAACCATGACGCTTAACCGACGCAAGTTTACTCGCATTGCACTTATAGGCGGGGCTTCTTTTGCAGCTAGTTCTGGTATTTTTTTCCCAAAACCATCTGAAGCATTTATCTTAGGCTTTCTGCTTAGGGGATTAACAGCTCGTGGAGTTTTTGGTAGTCTGGTACGCTTTGGTGCTGGTAGAGTAATTAAAGGTGCATTATCCGGCGCATTTGGCCCTTCAGAAGAAGAACTTCTACAGATCCAACTAGCTGACAAAGATTTTATCGAACGCCGATTTACTCAAGATAAAACCCAGATGGCACAAGCTGAAACTACTATTTTCTGGGGTCAGCAAAAGCAAGATAAGTGGGGAACAAATGTCGGGTTTGGCTTTGTTCAGGAATATCAGGGTGAAATCAGCACCGCTAAAATTTCCGGCCCTACGATGACAGGAATTCACGTTGCTTCTCAATTTCTAGCGAAACAAGGACTTTCACCTAGTGAGGTAGCAGGATCGCTTATGCCAGTGCGATCGCAGTTTGATGATTGGGGAACGTGGGAAGGAGACAACGATCCATCTATAGGTGCAAGTTATGGTGTGGGTTTCACAAACTACCGCACACTTTTGGGCGAAGTTACTTCTCGCTATGACCTCATCCAACCCGGTCGTGGCGGGCGTGGTGAAGTTCAGCTTATAGTTGAAGCTGGTGGTCAACCCCGCCGCGACATCATCGTTCAAGTTAAGTTTGCTTGAAATTACTGGAGCAGAACACCTTATGAAAAAATCTCGCTTCATGTCTGGGTTAGCTTTATTGGTAACCACTGTAATTCTGCTTTCTGATGTAGGAGCAGTAGTCGCTAAACCTCCCATACGTACTAATCGTAGTTTAAGACCTGCTAAGGTGGAAATGTGGAGGAGAGTTGCTAACGATCCAAAAATTAACAGGAGTATTCGAGGGTATATTAGAAATCAATTGCGTCAGCGCGGTTCTCGTATGAGAAATCCACCTGGCTATGATGCAGGACATAAAATTCCTGGGGTTCATACTCCAGGAAATCTCCGACCTGAATTAGCTTCTATGAATCGTGCCCGCCCTGGCATTGCGCGAAGAGTAGGGAATCGGTTGGGGAGAAGGCTAATACGCCGCTAAGCACCGGAAGCGCACTACACTTCAAATACCAGATTTACCGAAGTAGCGACCTGTACTACAAATACTAAATAAGTTCTAGTTTTACAAAGGTAGTTCTTGAGGCGTGGAAGTTTTCACGCCTTGTTTGTTTAGCGGTGCGGCGTGTGTCGGGTAGGTCGGCAAATGCTTCGACAATAGCCAATTGAGACATTGGTCGTTGGCACTATAGTCAGATGGCTTCAATACCCTATCAACAACTGAATTAGGCATTATAGCCAGGGCTATAATGCCTTTGCAATTTTCAACTGGAGGGAAATTTCTAGTACGTAATTTTGCTGATTTCAAACGGATTTTCGAGTGTTAACTTAGGCTCACGTAGATACAATGCCGTATCTTGAGTCACAATACGTGAGTAGCAAGCATGAATAAA carries:
- a CDS encoding Tat pathway signal protein, coding for MTLNRRKFTRIALIGGASFAASSGIFFPKPSEAFILGFLLRGLTARGVFGSLVRFGAGRVIKGALSGAFGPSEEELLQIQLADKDFIERRFTQDKTQMAQAETTIFWGQQKQDKWGTNVGFGFVQEYQGEISTAKISGPTMTGIHVASQFLAKQGLSPSEVAGSLMPVRSQFDDWGTWEGDNDPSIGASYGVGFTNYRTLLGEVTSRYDLIQPGRGGRGEVQLIVEAGGQPRRDIIVQVKFA